The genome window TCTTGGACCTTCATCCATCTCCAAACCCACCCTAGATCTCCATCGTCCACCGCTCGTGTCCTACACCTACTAGTTGGCCAACCGTAGACCTCCCCGACCCgactcctccttctcttctcctccccatccacctCTGAGGGACCTTCTCGGATCTGCAGCCACCTCCAAACCCTTCCCCAGACCTCCACTGgccaccccccacctcctccagctgcccGTTGGCCAACCGTAGACCTCCCTCAAACCAaactccttctcttctcctccccatccacctCTGAGGAACCTTCTCGGACCTTCAGCCACCTCCAAACCCTTCCCCAGACCTCCACTGGCCaccccccaccttctccagctgcccgTTGGCCAACCGTAGACCTCCCCAACCCgactcctccttctcttctcctccccatccacctTTGAGGGACCTTCTCGGACCTTCAGCCACCTCCAAACCCTTCCCCAGACCTCCCTCGgccaccccccacctcctccaggcTCTGATTGGCCGACGGAGGACCCGGACCGCCCATCACCGCCTCACCTCCCCCTCCTCCAATCAGGATGGAGGACGGGAGCTCACCGGAAGGGGTAGGCGAAGGAGGCGGTGACGGTGGTGTTTGATTGGCCGTTGCAGCTGATCCGGAAGGAGACGGAACCCCCGTAACCCCCGCAGGTGGCGAAGGcgaaaatggagaaaaactgggggggggggaagcgggaaaaaaaaaaaagcaaaaaaaccaacattttcacccccaaaaatattaaaaaaaaaaaaaaaatccccctaaaAACCGACTTATCGGGGGCAAAAAGAGgcgaaaaaaagagatttttaatttcactttttcatttcattttcgcTTTCATTCGGGTTTTTAAATCcaaagggccggggggggggggggggggggaatgggggggggaaacgggggggaaGCAGGATTTTggggaaataaaagtaaaaagagcgacgaaagggaaaaaaaacaaacaaaaccttacCGAAAGCGCCCCAAATTTGAATTCTTAGAGCGAAACCGCCCCAGAACCGcgattcttttttaattttaatatttccgtttgtttttttttatttgggtgagaaaaaatggggggggggggggaggagggggaaaaaaaaagggatttttaacaaataaaagccCAAGGaataattaagaggaaaaaaaaacaacaacaaaaaaaaaaaaccaaacaaaaaaaacaacccatccCGAAACGGCCAAAATTTGGAATTCCGGGAAAGCAAAACCAGCCGGAAAAAGGCGTTTTTAGGTTTTAATTtcgcgttttttttttttttatttgggtccaacgtcattttatttttagctttttcctatttaaatttaaattcctcgggggaaaacaggggaaaaaaaaaaatcaatgaaaaaaacccccaaaaaaccaaaaaaaacaccccccaacGAACAAAGCCAAAAAGCGACGAttaaagcccccccccccaaaaagaaaaaccccccaaaaactgcccaaaattttcaatttttttttgggagggggaaaaagaggcagaaaagggtccctttggcttttaattttttccaattttttttttttttttcctttttgatttagattttaaaaatccaaactgtCGGAAAAGAGACGATTTCACCCCGATAAAACCGGAACGTGCCGACAATTAACTccattttaaaggtttttctaATTAACCTAAATCGcccctttttccattttctttaaaatcgtaatttagaattttaaaaattcacgCGATTTTTGACTCCATCTTTCAAATCGCCCTTAAATTTTTCGTCTAATTTTTACCTTCCGCAAGGCGTTTCCCGCCTCgaattttttatttgcttttcgaGCGGCATTTTctgattttcccctttttttaaaaaaaaaaaatctcattcgcgtttttaattttaatgtcagagctttttgggttttttcaattGTTATTTTTTAACCGTAAAAACGAACCTCATCGAGGCTGAGCTTCAGGAAggctcccagttccctcccagttcctcccagtgccccccccccccgccccaaccacCCAGGaacaccccagtgctcccagtatcctcccagtaacccctgcccccccccccggtatatcccagtccctcccagtaacccccagtgccccccccagccctccccagtatatcccactccctcccagtaacccccagtgcccccccccgccctccccagtatatcccagtccctcccagtaaccctcagtgcccccccccgccctccccagtatatcccagtccctcccagtaacccccagtgccccccgtcccctcccactatatcccaatgcccccccccggccctccccagtatatcccagtccctcccagtaacccccagtgccccccgtcccctcccactatatcccagtgcccccccccggccctccccagtatatcccagtccctcccagtaacccccagtgccccccgtcccctcccagtctatcccagtgccccccccagccctccccagtatatcccagtccctcccagtaacccccagtgccccccgtcccctcccagtctatcccagtgccctcccagccccccctccagtccctcccagtatgtcccagtccctcccagtccccgcTCcggcccctcccagtccctcccagtctaccccagcccctcccagcctgccccagcccctcccagtatatcccagtccctcccagtatatcccagtccctcccagtaacccccagcccccccgcccagGCCCTGCCAATCCCCTCCCGGtccatcccagttccccccccgcccagtccctcccagtcccccgtgtccgtccccccccccctccagggctatcccagcccctcccagcaacccccagtccctcccagcaacccccagcccccctcccagtacatcccagtgcccccagtcgcACGCACCCACTGCAGGCCCCGCACCAGCCCCAGCGGCTCCTTGGCGGGGCCCAGCTCCAGCCGCGGGCCCGACATCTTTCCTCCGGCCGGCGCGGCGGAAGTGACGTCAGCGCGCCCGGACGGAAGGGGCGGGGGAAGCGCCGGCGCCGGGGCAGCCAATCGGGAAGCGCCGTTTCGTTCGCCGGGCGGGCCACGCCCCCCTCGCCCACTCCCGAGGCCTCGCCCCCGCGCTCATTTCCatagccccgcccctcccccgctcATTTGTATACCCCGTGCCGCGCGCCCCGTTCGTTTCCCTACCCCCCGCCCTTCTCATTTGCATATCCGACCACGCCCACGCCCGCCCTCACAGGGGCGCTCCCCCGCCCGCGCGCGTTCCTCTCATTTGCATAGCCACGCCTCCCCGGCATCTCATTTACATACCACCCCCCCACGTGCGCGGCGCAGCTCGTGTCTGCGATTTGCATAGACACGCCCCCCCGAGGGGGCGTGCCCTCATTTGCATAATGCGGTCAGACCCTCGCTGCTTCGCATAATAcgcctcacccccccccccataaaacCTCATTTGCATAATCAAACCGCTTTATTGGCAGGCAGAGCGGAGCTCATTTGCATGACCACACCTCCCGTTTCAACTCATTTGCATAACAGACCACGCCCCCCCCCAATCCCACACCAACCCccgcctcgggggggggggggagggttgtgCGGTGGCTACGAGGGGGCGTGGCCACCCAACGGCCACACCCCATTCGCAGGCCACGCCCATTCCGGGCCCCGCCCTGCCCCACCCGGGCCCCGCCCTCTCAGAAGTCCCAGATGTTGAGGGCCCCTCGCACCCGCCCCAGCCCCcgcacccgccgccgccccgcccccccggccccgcccaccacctccACCTCGGCCACGCCCACCCCGTGGCCACCGGCCCCGTGGCCACCGCCCCCAGGACAACAAGCCCCGTGGCCACCGGCCCCACGGCCACCACCCTGGGGGCCGtcacccccagggccaccaccagccccgtggccaccagccccacaacaacaacaagcCCCGGGGTCATCATCCTCGCGGCCACCACCCCCGTGACCACTagccccagggccaccacctCCACGGTCGCCACCCTGATGGCCACCAGCCCCGTGGCCACCACCCCCGCGACAACAagccccagggccaccacctCCACGGTCGCCACCCCGATGGCCACCaaccccagggccaccagccccgTGCCCATCCCCCCAGTAGCCACCAGCCCCGCGACAACAAGCCCTACGGCCACCGCCCTCGCCGccacccccctccgcccccccatccccacaaccctccctccccccgcccccgcggccgcccccctCCGCGTCCCAATAGCCACCGAGGCCGGTAGCCAACTCCACCGACCGCTTGCCCAACCCCAAACGCGGTAGCCCCTTCTCCAAGGAAGCCAAGAGGACGCAAGCCTTGCAGAGGGGTTGGCTAGCGGCGAACCCGCAGCGTTTACAGGCCCCTAACGTTTTGGTAGCCACCTCGGCCGCTACGGTTAACCGGCGACCCGAATGACCCAAGGCGGCTACCGTACTAGGCCGGGTGGCTTCTAAATCCTTGAGGAGGGTCCTGGCGTGGCCACGGTAGGCGTGGGGCGCGTAGACGCACTCGGTGCTGAAGTAGTCCAAGCCTTTGAAGTGGGCGTAAAGGACTATCTCCTTCTCGTAGGCGTGTCTCAAGGGCTTGCACCGGGGCACCGCTGGCCACGGGGTGGCCACCGGGAGCCGAGGGACCTCACGGTGGCCATCGGGAACCCAGGCGGCCACGGGGTGTCCGGAAACGGCCGGCGAGATCTCGTCGCCGGGCTCGAGGGGGTCGGAGGCCAAGGGAAGCTCGGCGGAGGTTGCGGCGGCCACCTTCGGGGCGGAGGTAGCCACAGAGGCTTTCGTGGTGGTCTCCACGGGGTTCGGGGTGGCCACGGAGGTCGTGGGAACCTGCGCGGTGGTCCCCGCCGGGTTCGCGGTGGTCCCCGTGAAGTTCTTGGTGGTCTCCGTGGGGTTCGTGGTGGCCGCAGAAGCCGCAGGAACCTTGGTGGTGGTCTCCATGGAGCTCTCGGTGGCCTCCAGGGACTTCGTGGTAGCCACGGAGGCCGCAGGAACCTTCGTGGTGGTCTCCATGGAGCTGTCGGTGGTCTCCATTGGGCTTTCGGTGGTCCCCATGGGGTTCGTGGTGGCCACAGAAGCCGCAGGAACCTTCGTGGTGGTCTCCATGGAGCTCTTGGTGGCCTCCATGGGGTTTGTGGTGGCCACAGAAACGGCAGGAACCTTTGCGGTGGTCCCCATGGAGCTCTTGGTGGCCTCCATGGGGTTTGGGGTGGCCGCAGAAGCCGCAGCAACCTTCGTGGTGGTCTCCATGGAGCTCTCGGTGGCCTCCAGGGGCTTCGTGGTAGCCACGGAGGCCGCAGGAACCTTCGTGGTGGTCTCCATGGGGTTTGTGGTGGTCCCCATGGAGCTCTTGGTGGTCTCCATTGGGGTTTTGGTGGTCCCCATGAAGTTCTTGGTGGTCTCCATGGCGTTTGGGGTGGCCTCCGTTGGGGCCACGGTGGCCACAGAGGCCGCAAGAACCTTCGTGGTGGCCTCCATGAGGTTCTCAGTGGTCCCCTGGGAGCTCTTGGTGGCCTCCAGAGGCTTCGTGGTAGCCACGGAGGCCGCAGGAACCTTCGTGGTGGTCTCCATGGGGTTTGTGGTGGTCCCCATGGAGCTCTTGGTGGTCTCCATCGGGGTTTTGGTGGTCCCCATGAAGTTCTTGGTGGTCTGCATGGGGTTTGGGGTGGCCTCCGTTGGG of Larus michahellis unplaced genomic scaffold, bLarMic1.1 SCAFFOLD_609, whole genome shotgun sequence contains these proteins:
- the CTU1 gene encoding cytoplasmic tRNA 2-thiolation protein 1 — translated: HNADDIAETVLMNFLRGDVARLRRAATEATGVATEATEATGAAEATTAPGEAAKSAVSPRNVSKKSVATKNLAGATKNLAGTTENPMGTTENPMGTTTKVPAASVATVAPTEATPNPMQTTKNFMGTTKTPMETTKSSMGTTTNPMETTTKVPAASVATTKPLEATKSSQGTTENLMEATTKVLAASVATVAPTEATPNAMETTKNFMGTTKTPMETTKSSMGTTTNPMETTTKVPAASVATTKPLEATESSMETTTKVAAASAATPNPMEATKSSMGTTAKVPAVSVATTNPMEATKSSMETTTKVPAASVATTNPMGTTESPMETTDSSMETTTKVPAASVATTKSLEATESSMETTTKVPAASAATTNPTETTKNFTGTTANPAGTTAQVPTTSVATPNPVETTTKASVATSAPKVAAATSAELPLASDPLEPGDEISPAVSGHPVAAWVPDGHREVPRLPVATPWPAVPRCKPLRHAYEKEIVLYAHFKGLDYFSTECVYAPHAYRGHARTLLKDLEATRPSTVAALGHSGRRLTVAAEVATKTLGACKRCGFAASQPLCKACVLLASLEKGLPRLGLGKRSVELATGLGGYWDAEGGGRGGGGREGCGDGGAEGGGGEGGGRRACCRGAGGYWGDGHGAGGPGVGGHRGGDRGGGGPGACCRGGGGHGAGGHQGGDRGGGGPGASGHGGGGREDDDPGACCCCGAGGHGAGGGPGGDGPQGGGRGAGGHGACCPGGGGHGAGGHGVGVAEVEVVGGAGGAGRRRVRGLGRVRGALNIWDF